One segment of Castanea sativa cultivar Marrone di Chiusa Pesio chromosome 3, ASM4071231v1 DNA contains the following:
- the LOC142628941 gene encoding uncharacterized protein LOC142628941, with protein MQKEINHLKKKLRCERRMRTPSFSDPSFEDSQGSGYRSRSRAPPDHLHGHQGRESSSKGLGNDAKSRALHQISKLPFMHRVEKGKLPRWFTQPTFTIYNGRIDHVKHVSHFNQKMAVHSKNETLTCKVFPSSWGLVAMRWFNGLKAAIQTFKVGLPIKHDLRKSLTKKPVRSVRRLMDRIDEYKQVEEDQQQGKGKVKVIPQERRDFRLDKYNNNRPRRDFAGQSLPAIPQVVNIVFREPMHQVLEKIRNEPYFKWPNKMFVKEGRLKQFLYHPNGQGGHSGSVNQGNNSSRPPLGTINVILAALGRTGSCLTRVMFVSRTLAEESNSEPKRIKGNTPPILGFSEEDKIGTIQPHDDALVVTLRIGGYDMRRVMVDQGSGANIMYPDLFRGLNLKLEDLTAYNSPLISFEGKVVIPKGQIRLPVQSGLEFVDVDFIVVDTYSPYTAIVAKLGCML; from the exons atgcagaaggagattaaccATTTGAAGAAGAAGTTGCGCTGCGAGAGGCGAATGCGAACGCCCTCTTTTTCTGACCCTTCTTTTGAAGATAGCCAGGGCAGTGGCTACAGGTCCAGGTCAAGAGCTCCTCCTGATCATCTTCATGGTCATCAGGGCAGGGAATCTTCCTCTAAGGGCTTAGGAAATGATGCCAAGAGTAGGGCGTTACACCAAATTTCTAAGTTACCTTTCATGCATAGGGTGGAGAAGGGGAAGCTTCCACGGTGGTTCACTCAACCCacgttcaccatttataatggtcGAATAGACCATGTGAAacatgtgagtcatttcaatcaaaAGATGGCAGTACActctaaaaatgaaactttaacgtgcaaagtctttccttctagctgGGGACTTGTtgcgatgagatggtttaatgggtTGAAGGcag cGATACAGACTTTCAAGGTTGGCCTCCCTATTAAGCATGACTTACGAAAATCTCTGACTAAGAAGCCTGTAAGGAGtgtacgtcggctcatggaCCGAATTGATGAGTACAAACAAGTTGAGGAGGATCAACAGCAGGGTAAGGGGAAAgtgaaggttatccctcaggagaggagAGATTTCAGGTTGGACAAATACAACAATAACAGGCCTCGAAGAGATTTTGCTGGGCAATCCCTTCCTGCTATTCCACAGGTGGTTAACattgtattccgagaaccaatGCATCAGGTGTTGGAGAAAATCCGGaatgaaccatacttcaaatggcctaaCAAGATG TTTGTTAAGGAGGGAAGGTTGAAGCAATTTTTGTATCATCCCAATGGGCAAGGAGGCCATTCAGGTTCAGTGAACCAAGGGAACAATTCATCAAGGCCTCCTCTaggaacaatcaatgttattctTGCTGCTCTTGGCAGGACTGGTTCTTGTCTTACCAGAGTGATGTTTGTGTCACGAACTCTTGCCGAGGAGTCTAACTCtgagccgaagaggattaaagggAATACTCCACCTATTTTAGGTTTCTCGGAAGAAGACAAGATTGGGACTATCCAACCGCATGACGATGCTTTGGTTGTTACGTTAAGAATAGGGGGCTATGACATGAGAAGGGTAATGGTTGACCAGGGTAGTGGTGCaaatattatgtaccctgacttgttcAGGGGGCTCAACTTAAAACTCGAGGATCTTACAGCTTACAATTCGCCACtaataagctttgaagggaaagTTGTCATACCAAAAGGGCAGATTCGGTTACCTGTACAATCAGGTCTAGAATTTGTagatgtagatttcattgtggtagacACTTATTCTCCCTACACGGCCATTGTGGCAAAGcttggctgcatgctctag